From Aquabacter sp. L1I39, the proteins below share one genomic window:
- a CDS encoding alpha-ketoacid dehydrogenase subunit beta, protein MARMISYKQAINEALDLEMRRDPTVIMLGEDIVGGAGAPGEMDAWGGVLGVTKGLHAKHGNRLMDTPLSESAYIGAAIGAAACGMRPVAELMFLDFMGVCFDQIFNQAAKFKYMFGGKAKTPVVIRAMVGAGFRAAAQHSQMLTPLFTHIPGLKVVCPSNAYDAKGLLIQAIRDDDPVIFCEHKALYGSEADVPEESYAIPFGEANIVRDGKDVTLVGYGLTVPRALAAADTLARSGIQAEVIDLRTLSPMDWDTVIESVEATGRLVVVDEANPRCSLASDITAYVAQHAFGALKAAPQMVTAPHTPVPFSPVLEDLYIPTADAIVAAVHATTGRAKSAA, encoded by the coding sequence ATGGCTCGCATGATCAGCTACAAGCAGGCGATCAACGAGGCGCTCGATCTGGAGATGCGCCGGGATCCCACCGTCATCATGCTCGGCGAGGACATTGTGGGCGGCGCCGGTGCCCCCGGCGAGATGGATGCGTGGGGCGGCGTGCTCGGCGTCACCAAGGGCCTGCATGCCAAGCACGGCAACCGCCTCATGGACACGCCGCTCTCCGAGAGCGCCTATATCGGCGCAGCCATCGGAGCTGCCGCCTGCGGCATGCGCCCGGTGGCCGAACTGATGTTCCTGGACTTCATGGGGGTCTGCTTCGACCAGATCTTCAACCAGGCCGCCAAGTTCAAATACATGTTCGGCGGCAAGGCGAAGACTCCGGTGGTGATCCGCGCCATGGTGGGCGCCGGCTTCCGTGCCGCCGCCCAGCACTCCCAGATGCTGACCCCGCTCTTCACCCACATTCCCGGCCTGAAGGTGGTGTGCCCGTCCAACGCCTATGACGCCAAGGGCCTGCTCATCCAGGCCATTCGCGATGACGACCCGGTCATCTTCTGCGAGCACAAGGCGCTCTATGGCAGCGAGGCGGATGTGCCGGAGGAGAGTTATGCCATCCCCTTCGGCGAAGCCAATATCGTGCGCGACGGCAAGGACGTAACCCTGGTGGGCTATGGCCTGACCGTGCCCCGCGCACTGGCCGCCGCCGACACCCTCGCCCGCTCCGGCATCCAGGCGGAGGTGATCGACCTGCGCACCCTCTCCCCCATGGATTGGGACACGGTGATCGAGAGCGTGGAGGCCACGGGCCGCCTCGTGGTGGTGGACGAGGCCAATCCGCGCTGCTCGCTCGCCTCCGACATCACCGCTTATGTGGCCCAGCACGCCTTCGGCGCGCTGAAGGCGGCCCCGCAGATGGTGACCGCGCCCCACACGCCGGTGCCGTTCTCCCCGGTGCTGGAGGACCTCTACATCCCCACCGCGGACGCCATTGTCGCCGCCGTCCATGCCACCACGGGCCGCGCCAAGTCGGCGGCGTGA
- a CDS encoding ATP-NAD kinase family protein: protein MAAERTPKVGIIANPVSARDIRRVVASANGVQVADRANIVLRALAALAACGIEDVVMMPERGGIATHVLRGMERSNAQGEARFPRLTHLAMPVTGTVADTRRAARLMREAGDVAAIIVLGGDGTHRAVVAECGAVPIAGISTGTNNAFPEHREPTITGLATGLAALGMVPPALAFAPNKLIEVRLDGGDPEIALVDVALVTDRYVGARALWRAETFRELYVTFADPEVIGMAAIAGLLEPVRRAESGGLAVMLAPAATAPTVVRAPIAPGLVTEIGVEDWRRMPADKVFASRLPAGSVALDGERELFFDSPQEVAITLRDAAFHTVDVAAVMAFCAREKLLLRHPHQGPRAALGLSA, encoded by the coding sequence ATGGCCGCAGAACGGACGCCCAAGGTCGGCATCATCGCCAATCCCGTCTCCGCAAGGGACATTCGCCGCGTGGTGGCCTCCGCCAACGGCGTGCAGGTGGCTGACAGGGCCAATATCGTGCTGCGCGCGCTGGCGGCGCTGGCCGCCTGTGGCATCGAGGATGTGGTGATGATGCCCGAGCGGGGCGGCATCGCCACCCATGTGCTGCGGGGCATGGAGCGCTCGAACGCGCAGGGCGAGGCCCGCTTTCCCCGCCTGACGCATTTGGCCATGCCCGTCACCGGAACCGTGGCCGACACCCGCCGGGCGGCGCGCCTGATGCGCGAGGCCGGTGATGTGGCCGCCATCATCGTGCTCGGGGGCGATGGCACCCATCGCGCGGTGGTGGCCGAATGCGGGGCGGTGCCCATTGCCGGCATCTCCACCGGCACCAATAATGCCTTTCCCGAGCATCGCGAGCCCACCATTACCGGGCTCGCCACCGGCCTTGCGGCACTTGGGATGGTGCCGCCCGCGCTCGCGTTCGCGCCCAACAAGCTGATCGAGGTGCGCCTTGATGGCGGCGATCCCGAGATCGCGCTGGTGGACGTCGCCCTCGTCACCGACCGCTATGTGGGCGCCCGCGCGCTCTGGCGGGCGGAGACCTTCCGCGAGCTTTACGTCACTTTCGCCGACCCGGAAGTGATCGGCATGGCCGCCATTGCCGGCCTGCTGGAGCCCGTGCGCCGGGCCGAGAGCGGCGGCCTTGCGGTCATGCTCGCGCCCGCTGCCACCGCCCCCACCGTGGTGCGCGCGCCCATCGCGCCGGGCCTCGTCACCGAGATCGGGGTGGAGGACTGGCGCCGCATGCCGGCGGACAAGGTCTTCGCCTCGCGCCTGCCGGCCGGATCGGTGGCGCTCGATGGCGAGCGCGAACTCTTCTTCGACAGCCCGCAGGAGGTGGCCATCACCTTGCGCGACGCCGCCTTCCACACGGTGGACGTGGCGGCCGTGATGGCCTTCTGCGCGCGGGAAAAGCTGCTCCTGCGCCATCCCCATCAAGGCCCGCGCGCGGCGCTGGGGCTGAGCGCCTGA
- a CDS encoding acetoin dehydrogenase dihydrolipoyllysine-residue acetyltransferase subunit — protein MNERIKPIVMPKWGLSMSEGKVTGWLKPAGTAIAPGDEVVEVETDKIAGVVEAHEPGLLRRVLGEPGTIYPVKALIGVIADEDVPDAEIDAFVAQYATQAAAEAEEEAGPRYEFVDTPAGRLRYARRGEGGPDVILIHGFGGDLDNWLFTIDALAEKARVSALDLPGHGQSDKAVTDPSLKGLSAAVLGFMDALGIEKAHLVGHSMGGAVAAKIALDAPARVSSLSLIGSAGLGPEINSGYTDGFVAASSRRDLKPVLEQLFHDPATVTRQLVDDLLKYKRLDGVGDALTALSGALFAGGRQAEVLADDLAAASVPVLVVFGETDQVIPAAHASALSRATVEVIPEAGHMVQMEKAGRVNELILAHIA, from the coding sequence ATGAATGAACGCATCAAGCCCATCGTCATGCCCAAGTGGGGGCTTTCCATGTCGGAAGGCAAGGTCACCGGCTGGCTGAAGCCCGCCGGCACCGCGATCGCGCCGGGCGACGAGGTGGTGGAGGTGGAAACCGACAAGATCGCCGGCGTGGTGGAGGCCCATGAACCGGGCCTTCTGCGGCGGGTGCTGGGCGAGCCCGGCACCATCTATCCGGTCAAGGCCCTCATCGGCGTCATCGCCGATGAGGATGTGCCGGACGCCGAGATCGACGCCTTCGTCGCCCAATATGCCACGCAGGCCGCCGCCGAGGCGGAGGAGGAGGCGGGGCCGCGCTATGAGTTCGTGGACACCCCCGCCGGCCGCCTGCGCTATGCCCGGCGGGGCGAGGGCGGGCCGGATGTGATCCTCATCCACGGCTTCGGCGGCGACCTGGACAATTGGCTGTTCACCATCGATGCGCTGGCCGAAAAGGCCCGCGTGAGCGCGCTCGATTTGCCCGGCCATGGCCAGTCGGACAAGGCGGTGACGGACCCTTCGCTGAAGGGGCTCTCGGCCGCCGTGCTCGGCTTCATGGATGCGCTGGGCATCGAAAAGGCCCATCTGGTGGGCCATTCCATGGGCGGCGCGGTGGCCGCGAAGATCGCCCTGGATGCCCCCGCGCGGGTGTCCTCCCTCTCGCTCATCGGCTCGGCCGGGCTCGGGCCGGAGATCAATTCCGGCTATACGGACGGCTTCGTGGCGGCCTCTTCCCGCCGCGACCTCAAGCCGGTGCTGGAACAGCTTTTCCATGACCCGGCCACCGTCACCCGGCAATTGGTGGACGACCTGCTGAAGTACAAGCGCCTGGACGGGGTGGGCGATGCGCTCACCGCGCTCTCCGGCGCGCTCTTTGCCGGCGGGCGGCAAGCGGAGGTGCTGGCCGATGACCTTGCTGCCGCCAGCGTGCCGGTTCTGGTGGTGTTCGGGGAGACCGACCAGGTGATCCCCGCCGCCCATGCCAGTGCCCTGTCCCGCGCCACCGTCGAGGTGATCCCCGAGGCCGGCCACATGGTGCAGATGGAAAAGGCCGGCCGGGTCAATGAACTGATCCTCGCCCACATCGCCTGA
- a CDS encoding sigma-54-dependent Fis family transcriptional regulator, with protein MKSEQAAHIDELVRAARGARTRRDAVIQDSWRRCVSEHRLDPEVLREPCILTPTRLREHQDAMEEFTHTARFGVETLYRQVAGLGYVLLLTDAKGITVDFIGDPTFDNNLMRAGLYLGADWNERHAGTCAVGTCIHTGEPLIVHQTDHFDATHIPLTCTAAPVYDPFGALAAVLDISALRSPEPKESQFLALQFVKGFANKIETAHLMNRFRREWIVKLAASPEFVDVEPSYVLAVDGSGRLLGFNNAARQLLLRELGDAGTGVNLVGQRFGAFFELEMDDLPRFSHALPAGQRLVRLARSGTPLFAATLSPPSQPGRPVAEPPAPALPAPLCALFRDEPAMHRVAARAAKLVNTQMSLLITGETGSGKEHLAKAIHMASARAARPFVPVNCAALPETLVEGELFGYEPGAFTGAVARGKKGLVLEADGGTLFLDEIGDMPLPLQTRLLRVLAEREVTPLGRSRPVPVNVRVIAATHRDLVAEVKAGRFREDLYFRLSGAILALPPLRARADIDWLIGRLIAGRTHASGVPFSVSEAARAALNAHDWPGNIRELANALDYACAVADSGMIGLQDLPDRLQGKAEPRLIGGPPAPPRLAGPSSASSSFPAASWPPAQPFARPAPESERDALVAALAANGWNISAAARDLGLDRTTVHRRMRRFGLVTLRHVGRVPS; from the coding sequence ATGAAATCGGAACAGGCCGCTCATATCGATGAGCTGGTGCGGGCCGCCCGTGGCGCGCGCACGCGCCGGGATGCCGTCATCCAGGATTCGTGGCGACGCTGCGTCTCCGAACACCGGCTGGACCCGGAAGTGCTGCGCGAGCCGTGCATCCTCACCCCCACGCGCCTGCGCGAGCACCAGGATGCCATGGAGGAATTCACCCACACCGCCCGCTTCGGCGTGGAGACGCTCTACCGGCAGGTGGCGGGCCTCGGCTATGTGCTGCTGCTCACCGATGCCAAGGGCATCACGGTGGATTTCATCGGCGATCCCACCTTCGACAACAATCTCATGCGCGCCGGCCTTTATCTCGGCGCCGACTGGAATGAGCGGCATGCGGGCACCTGCGCGGTGGGCACCTGCATCCATACGGGCGAGCCGCTGATCGTCCACCAGACCGACCATTTCGACGCCACCCACATCCCCCTCACCTGCACCGCCGCCCCGGTCTATGACCCCTTCGGTGCGCTGGCGGCCGTGCTGGACATTTCCGCGCTGCGCTCCCCCGAGCCCAAGGAAAGCCAGTTCCTAGCCCTGCAATTCGTCAAGGGCTTCGCCAACAAGATCGAGACGGCGCATCTGATGAACCGCTTCCGGCGGGAATGGATCGTCAAGCTGGCCGCCTCGCCGGAATTCGTGGACGTGGAGCCGAGCTATGTGCTCGCCGTGGACGGCTCCGGGCGGCTGCTGGGCTTCAACAATGCGGCCCGCCAATTGCTGCTGCGCGAGTTGGGCGACGCGGGCACGGGCGTCAATCTGGTGGGGCAGCGCTTTGGCGCCTTCTTCGAGCTGGAGATGGACGACCTGCCGCGCTTCTCCCATGCGCTGCCGGCGGGCCAGCGCCTGGTGCGGCTCGCCCGCTCCGGCACGCCGCTCTTTGCCGCCACCCTCTCCCCGCCGAGCCAGCCGGGCCGGCCGGTGGCCGAGCCCCCCGCCCCGGCCCTGCCGGCGCCGCTCTGCGCCCTGTTCCGCGACGAGCCGGCCATGCACCGGGTGGCGGCGCGGGCGGCCAAGCTCGTCAACACCCAGATGAGCCTGCTGATCACGGGCGAGACCGGATCGGGCAAGGAACATCTGGCCAAGGCCATCCACATGGCCAGCGCCCGCGCGGCCCGGCCTTTCGTGCCGGTCAATTGCGCGGCCTTGCCGGAGACGCTGGTGGAGGGCGAACTCTTCGGCTACGAGCCCGGCGCCTTTACCGGCGCGGTGGCACGCGGCAAGAAGGGACTGGTGCTGGAGGCGGATGGCGGCACCCTGTTCCTGGACGAGATCGGCGACATGCCCCTCCCCCTCCAGACCCGCCTGTTGCGCGTGCTGGCGGAACGGGAAGTGACGCCGCTCGGCCGCTCCCGGCCGGTGCCGGTGAATGTGCGCGTCATCGCCGCCACCCATCGCGACCTTGTGGCCGAGGTGAAGGCGGGGCGCTTCCGGGAAGACCTCTATTTCCGCCTGTCCGGCGCCATCCTCGCCCTGCCGCCCTTGCGTGCGCGGGCGGATATCGACTGGCTCATCGGCCGCCTCATTGCCGGCCGCACCCATGCGAGCGGCGTGCCCTTCTCCGTGAGCGAAGCCGCGCGGGCGGCGCTGAACGCCCATGACTGGCCGGGCAATATCCGCGAACTGGCCAATGCGCTCGACTATGCCTGCGCGGTGGCGGACAGCGGCATGATCGGCCTACAGGACTTGCCGGACCGCCTCCAGGGCAAGGCCGAGCCGCGCCTCATCGGAGGGCCGCCTGCGCCGCCGCGCCTTGCCGGCCCCTCCTCCGCAAGCTCCTCCTTCCCGGCGGCTTCCTGGCCACCGGCGCAGCCCTTCGCCCGGCCAGCGCCCGAAAGCGAGCGGGATGCCCTGGTGGCGGCGCTCGCTGCCAATGGCTGGAACATCTCGGCGGCGGCGCGCGACCTCGGTCTCGACCGCACGACGGTGCACCGGCGCATGCGGCGCTTCGGCCTCGTCACCCTGCGCCATGTGGGGCGCGTGCCCTCCTGA
- a CDS encoding glucose 1-dehydrogenase, translated as MPNLKDKSIVITGATGGIGAAIAEALAADGAAITVADLNQEAAEKGAAAIKAAGGSAIGVGVDVRQRDQVRAMLDKAAETFGRVDVLFNNAGVAQTRPFLSITEEDWRFVTDVNALGVLIGMQEAVKTFRRQAEAGHGGGKIINTASIAAKQGYEPLAHYCASKFAVVAMTQAAARAFGKEGITANCFCPGVVATPMWEVIDKGFRDEKLTTKENEAFDSFAATAVLGRASQPADLVGVARYLASSDSDFMTGQSLMVDGGMVFI; from the coding sequence ATGCCCAATCTCAAGGACAAGAGCATCGTCATCACCGGCGCAACCGGCGGCATCGGCGCTGCCATCGCGGAGGCGCTCGCCGCCGATGGGGCGGCCATCACGGTGGCCGATCTCAATCAGGAGGCAGCGGAGAAGGGCGCCGCCGCCATCAAGGCCGCCGGCGGCAGCGCCATTGGCGTCGGCGTGGACGTGCGCCAGCGCGATCAGGTGCGCGCCATGCTGGATAAGGCGGCCGAGACCTTCGGCCGGGTGGACGTGCTGTTCAACAATGCCGGCGTCGCCCAGACCCGGCCCTTCCTCTCCATCACCGAGGAGGACTGGCGCTTCGTCACGGACGTGAATGCGCTGGGCGTACTCATCGGCATGCAGGAGGCGGTGAAGACCTTCCGGCGCCAGGCGGAAGCGGGGCACGGCGGCGGCAAGATCATCAACACCGCCTCCATCGCCGCCAAGCAGGGCTATGAGCCGCTGGCCCATTATTGCGCCTCCAAGTTCGCGGTGGTGGCCATGACCCAGGCGGCGGCCCGCGCCTTCGGCAAGGAAGGCATCACCGCCAATTGCTTCTGTCCCGGCGTGGTGGCCACCCCCATGTGGGAGGTGATCGACAAGGGCTTTCGCGACGAGAAGCTCACCACCAAGGAGAACGAGGCCTTCGACAGCTTCGCCGCCACCGCCGTGCTGGGGCGCGCCTCGCAGCCGGCGGATTTGGTGGGCGTCGCCCGCTATCTCGCCTCATCCGATTCCGACTTCATGACCGGCCAGTCCCTGATGGTGGACGGCGGCATGGTCTTCATCTGA
- a CDS encoding thiamine pyrophosphate-dependent dehydrogenase E1 component subunit alpha, whose amino-acid sequence MTNNPFPLSRDELLSAYRTMRTIREFEERLHVEFAKGDIPGFVHLYAGEEACATGIMMHLTDIDRIASTHRGHGHCIAKGVDVHEMMGEIYGKVTGCCRGKGGSMHIADLSKGMMGANGILGAGAPLICGAGLAAKFRGDGGVGITFFGDGAANQGTVLESMNLAAIWNLPVIFVVENNGYAESTSVEYATAVDSYVDRAAGFGLPGVTVDGTDFFAVHEAAGEIIKRAREGGGPALLECKTVRFFGHFEGDAQTYKAKGENDHNRATRDCLKLFSARVTAAGVIGAADLAVVDREVAALIDDAVDTAKGAPLPSPRELTTDVYVAY is encoded by the coding sequence ATGACCAACAATCCCTTCCCCCTCTCCCGGGACGAATTGCTGAGCGCCTACCGCACCATGCGCACCATCCGCGAGTTCGAGGAGCGGCTGCATGTGGAGTTCGCCAAGGGCGACATTCCCGGCTTCGTGCACCTCTATGCGGGCGAAGAAGCCTGCGCGACCGGCATCATGATGCACCTCACCGACATCGACCGCATCGCCTCCACCCATCGCGGCCACGGCCATTGCATCGCCAAGGGCGTCGATGTCCACGAGATGATGGGCGAGATCTACGGCAAGGTCACCGGCTGCTGCCGGGGCAAGGGCGGCTCCATGCACATTGCCGACCTCTCCAAGGGCATGATGGGCGCCAACGGCATTCTGGGCGCGGGCGCCCCCCTCATCTGCGGCGCGGGCCTTGCCGCCAAGTTCCGCGGCGATGGCGGGGTGGGCATCACCTTCTTCGGCGATGGCGCGGCCAACCAGGGCACCGTCCTGGAGAGCATGAATCTCGCCGCCATCTGGAACCTGCCGGTGATCTTCGTGGTGGAGAATAACGGCTACGCGGAATCCACCTCGGTGGAATATGCCACCGCCGTCGACAGCTATGTGGACCGCGCCGCCGGCTTCGGCCTGCCGGGTGTGACCGTGGACGGCACCGACTTCTTCGCCGTGCACGAGGCGGCCGGCGAGATCATCAAGCGGGCGCGCGAGGGTGGCGGGCCGGCGCTGCTGGAATGCAAGACGGTGCGCTTCTTCGGCCATTTCGAGGGCGATGCCCAGACCTACAAGGCCAAGGGCGAGAATGACCACAACCGCGCCACCCGCGACTGCCTGAAGCTGTTCTCCGCCCGCGTCACCGCCGCCGGTGTCATCGGCGCGGCGGACCTTGCCGTCGTCGACCGGGAGGTGGCCGCCCTCATCGACGATGCGGTGGACACCGCCAAGGGCGCGCCGCTGCCGAGCCCGCGCGAACTCACCACCGACGTCTACGTCGCCTACTGA
- a CDS encoding DUF779 domain-containing protein has translation MTANNPHNQGPVDEPERVLATPAALALIAELQDRYGPILFHQSGGCCDGSSPMCYAAGDFLLGDRDVRLGEVAGAPVYMGADQFEVWRHTQLILDVVPGRGGMFSLDNGTERRFLTRSRAFSGEEMCRIGGR, from the coding sequence ATGACCGCGAACAATCCGCACAATCAAGGCCCTGTGGATGAACCCGAGCGGGTTCTGGCCACCCCGGCGGCCCTGGCCCTCATCGCCGAGCTCCAGGACCGCTACGGGCCGATCCTGTTCCACCAGTCGGGAGGCTGCTGTGATGGCTCGTCCCCCATGTGCTACGCGGCGGGGGACTTCTTGCTGGGGGACCGCGACGTGCGCCTGGGGGAGGTGGCCGGCGCGCCGGTCTATATGGGCGCCGACCAGTTCGAGGTCTGGCGCCACACCCAACTCATTCTCGACGTGGTGCCGGGACGGGGCGGCATGTTCTCCCTCGACAATGGCACCGAGCGCCGCTTTCTGACCCGCTCGCGCGCCTTTTCGGGCGAGGAGATGTGCCGGATCGGGGGACGCTGA
- the adhP gene encoding alcohol dehydrogenase AdhP, which yields MAKTMKAAVVRMFGAPLTIDEVPVPEPGPGLIQVAIRASGVCHTDLHAAEGDWPVKPNPPFIPGHEGVGYVSAVGAGVKHVKEGDRVGVPWLYTACGHCRHCLGGWETLCESQLNTGYSVNGGFAEYVVADPNYVGHLPGNISFTEIAPVLCAGVTVYKGLKVTDTKPGDWVVISGIGGLGHMAVQYAKAMGLNVAAVDIDDTKLDLARRLGATVTVNAKTEDPRTVIRRETGGGAQGVLVTAVSPKAFEQAIGMVARGGTIALNGLPPGGFPLDIFGMVLNGITVRGSIVGTRLDLQESLDFAADGKVKATIHTAKLEEINDIFGRMHKGQIEGRIVLDMAA from the coding sequence ATGGCAAAGACGATGAAAGCCGCCGTCGTGCGCATGTTCGGCGCACCGCTCACCATCGACGAGGTGCCGGTGCCTGAGCCCGGTCCCGGCCTGATCCAGGTGGCCATCCGCGCCTCGGGCGTCTGCCACACGGACCTTCACGCCGCTGAGGGCGACTGGCCGGTGAAGCCGAACCCGCCTTTCATTCCCGGCCACGAGGGCGTCGGCTATGTCTCGGCGGTGGGCGCCGGCGTCAAGCATGTGAAGGAAGGCGACCGGGTGGGCGTGCCCTGGCTCTATACGGCCTGCGGCCATTGCCGCCATTGCCTCGGCGGCTGGGAGACGCTGTGCGAGAGCCAGCTTAACACCGGTTATTCGGTCAATGGCGGCTTTGCGGAATATGTGGTGGCCGACCCCAATTATGTGGGCCACCTGCCGGGCAATATCAGCTTCACCGAGATCGCCCCGGTGCTGTGCGCCGGCGTCACCGTCTATAAGGGCCTGAAGGTCACGGATACCAAGCCCGGCGACTGGGTGGTGATTTCCGGCATCGGCGGCCTCGGCCACATGGCCGTGCAATATGCCAAGGCCATGGGCCTCAACGTGGCGGCGGTGGACATTGACGACACCAAGCTGGACCTCGCCCGCCGGCTCGGCGCGACCGTCACGGTGAACGCCAAGACGGAAGATCCCCGCACCGTCATCCGCCGCGAGACCGGCGGCGGCGCGCAGGGCGTGCTGGTGACGGCGGTGAGCCCGAAGGCCTTTGAGCAGGCCATCGGCATGGTGGCGCGCGGCGGCACCATCGCGCTCAACGGCCTGCCGCCCGGCGGCTTTCCGCTCGATATTTTCGGCATGGTGCTGAACGGCATCACGGTGCGCGGCTCCATCGTGGGTACGCGCCTCGACCTTCAGGAATCCCTGGACTTTGCCGCCGACGGCAAGGTGAAGGCCACCATTCACACGGCCAAGCTCGAAGAGATCAACGATATCTTCGGCCGCATGCACAAGGGCCAGATCGAGGGCCGCATCGTCCTCGACATGGCCGCCTAA
- a CDS encoding methyl-accepting chemotaxis protein, whose protein sequence is MNIHSIKIRIIALSALCVIAVAGALLGYSLYAASQTSHYVTERVRGLLDRTSQESLQRLATVQASAIRAEIDSAFEAARNMANALDVIAENEGNGTPRDQRRAQLNALLLSVLKDNSLFNGTYSAWMPDALDGADALFLNRKDLGTDATGRALPYWTRDAAGNIALQPLVEYDSRELHPNGVMKGGWFLGPQADGKESILAPLPYIVQGKSVYLATMSVPIIVGGKFAGVAGADFDLAFVQSLAEKVDTSIYKGEGTVSIVTNTGLVVASSADPRAIGGPYSKIEPQAEQDMALMRKGEAVAKVDEAKDVIKVFAPVPLGRTGAAWSVIITVPRALVMADANALGATLAERSGNDTLWQMVAAAVVTVLALIAMSLVARGISNPITRLTLALRRLAAGEQVAEIAGANRKDEIGDISRAVDQIRIGVEEEALRKAKEAEATRLRAEEERRSTMMNLADGFERAMGQVVESVGVASDQLQGAAGTMTTATRKVADSSHTAASASEEASNNVQTVASAAEELASSIVEIKRQVDESARIAADAVREAGSTASQVQELSNSALKIGKVVDLIRTIAGQTNLLALNATIEAARAGDAGKGFAVVAAEVKELAEQTSRATAEIEAQIEEIQGSTRASSQAIAGITDVIEAINRIAGSIASAVDQQGAATREIAHNVARASQGTQQVSSNITGINGAAADSSVAATQVQDAAATLASQAQTLRRVMAEFLGTVRAA, encoded by the coding sequence ATGAACATACATTCCATCAAGATCAGGATCATCGCGCTCTCGGCGCTCTGCGTCATCGCGGTGGCCGGCGCGCTTCTGGGCTACAGCCTCTATGCGGCCTCCCAGACTTCCCATTATGTCACCGAGCGCGTGCGCGGCCTTCTTGATCGGACCAGCCAGGAATCCCTGCAGCGCCTCGCCACCGTGCAGGCCAGCGCCATCCGCGCGGAGATCGATTCCGCCTTCGAGGCCGCCCGCAACATGGCGAACGCCCTGGATGTGATCGCCGAAAACGAAGGCAACGGCACCCCTCGTGACCAGAGACGCGCCCAGCTTAATGCGCTGCTGCTCTCCGTGCTGAAAGACAACAGCCTGTTCAACGGCACCTACAGCGCCTGGATGCCCGACGCGCTCGACGGCGCCGACGCGCTCTTTCTCAACCGCAAGGACCTCGGCACCGACGCCACCGGTCGCGCCTTGCCCTATTGGACCCGCGATGCGGCGGGCAACATCGCCCTCCAGCCGCTGGTGGAATATGACAGCCGCGAACTGCACCCCAATGGCGTGATGAAGGGCGGCTGGTTCCTCGGTCCGCAGGCCGACGGCAAGGAAAGCATCCTCGCCCCCTTGCCCTATATCGTGCAGGGCAAGTCGGTCTATCTCGCCACCATGTCGGTTCCGATCATTGTGGGAGGCAAGTTTGCGGGTGTGGCCGGCGCCGACTTCGACCTCGCTTTCGTTCAGAGCCTCGCGGAGAAGGTGGATACCTCCATCTATAAGGGCGAGGGAACGGTCTCCATTGTCACCAATACCGGCCTCGTGGTGGCCTCCAGCGCCGATCCGCGTGCCATTGGCGGACCCTATAGCAAGATCGAGCCCCAGGCCGAGCAGGACATGGCCCTGATGCGCAAGGGCGAGGCCGTGGCCAAGGTGGACGAGGCCAAGGATGTCATCAAGGTGTTCGCGCCCGTGCCGCTCGGCCGGACGGGCGCGGCCTGGTCGGTCATCATCACGGTGCCTCGCGCGCTGGTGATGGCCGACGCCAATGCCCTGGGGGCAACGCTGGCGGAGCGCAGCGGCAACGACACGCTCTGGCAGATGGTCGCCGCCGCAGTGGTCACCGTACTCGCCCTCATCGCCATGTCGCTGGTGGCCCGCGGCATCTCCAACCCCATCACCCGCCTCACCCTGGCGCTGCGCCGGCTCGCCGCCGGGGAACAGGTGGCCGAGATCGCCGGCGCCAACCGCAAGGACGAGATCGGCGACATCTCCCGCGCCGTGGACCAGATCCGCATCGGCGTGGAAGAGGAGGCGCTGCGCAAGGCCAAGGAGGCGGAAGCCACCCGCCTGCGCGCCGAAGAGGAACGCCGCTCCACCATGATGAACCTGGCGGATGGCTTCGAGCGGGCCATGGGGCAGGTGGTGGAAAGCGTGGGCGTGGCCTCCGACCAGCTCCAGGGCGCGGCCGGCACCATGACCACGGCCACGCGCAAGGTGGCGGACTCGTCCCACACCGCCGCCAGCGCCTCGGAGGAAGCCTCCAACAATGTGCAGACGGTGGCCTCGGCGGCGGAGGAACTGGCCTCCTCCATCGTCGAGATCAAGCGGCAGGTGGACGAGAGCGCCCGTATCGCCGCCGACGCCGTGCGCGAGGCCGGCAGCACCGCCTCCCAGGTGCAGGAATTGTCCAATTCCGCCTTGAAGATCGGCAAGGTGGTGGACCTCATCCGCACCATTGCCGGCCAGACCAACCTGCTCGCCCTCAACGCCACCATCGAGGCGGCGCGCGCAGGGGACGCCGGCAAGGGCTTCGCCGTGGTCGCGGCCGAGGTGAAGGAACTGGCCGAGCAGACCTCCCGCGCCACCGCCGAGATCGAGGCACAGATCGAGGAGATCCAGGGCTCCACCCGCGCCTCCTCGCAGGCCATCGCCGGCATTACCGACGTGATCGAGGCCATCAACCGCATTGCCGGCTCCATCGCCTCGGCGGTGGACCAGCAGGGCGCCGCGACGCGCGAGATCGCCCACAATGTGGCGCGTGCCTCCCAGGGCACCCAGCAGGTGTCGTCCAACATCACGGGCATCAATGGAGCCGCTGCGGATTCCTCCGTCGCCGCCACACAGGTGCAGGATGCGGCCGCGACCCTCGCCTCCCAGGCCCAGACGCTGCGCCGCGTCATGGCCGAGTTTCTTGGAACCGTGCGGGCGGCCTGA